The segment AAATCGGCTGGGTGACGAGCAGTTCCTCGGTCGAACAGGCCTGCACCGAAGCCGCGTCGTCACGCTTCGGCAACGTAGCGAGCTCGGCGCGCGCCGCCGTCACCATGTCGGCATAGGCGCGCTCGGTGCGCACCACCGCCAGCGTCGAGGAGGCGACCATCCGGCCCGCCTCGACCGCGCTCATATTATGGACGCCGCAGACGATCCGGCTCTCGCCATAGGCGCGGGCACGCGCCAGGATCGGCCCGGCCCGCTCGTGCAGCACCTCCGCCAGGACGAGGCCCCAGGTCCAGCCCCGCGTCGCATGGCCCGACGGATAGTCGTAGCTCTGCGCCAGCTCGTCGGTCTGCGGCTCGCAGGTCTCCCCCGAATCGATCAGGAAGGGGCGCTTCTTCTTGTAGAAGGCCTTGAGCCTGTTGGTCTCGCCCCGCGCATCGCGCGACGCCTGCTCGAGCAGCGCCGCCGTCTTCGGCGCGTTGACGGGGGTCATGGCGATCCGGGTGGCGCAACCGAAGTCGCGCATCATCGACGCGGTGTCGCCGGGCACGTCGGCGACGGCCATGTCCCAGCGCGGCGTCCCCTTCAGCGCGCGGGTGAGCTTGAACACCTCGCGGTCGGCGACGCCGCGCGGCTCCTGCGGGATCGGCGCGGGCAGGATGACGTCGGCGAGGTCGAGATAGCCGGGATCGAGGAAGGTCGTCGCCTGCGGCGCCGCCGCGAGCGCGATGCCGGCCGTCCCGGCGAGCGCGGCCAGCGTCCAGGCCGCGGCAATCCGCTTCATCCCCATTCTCCCCCGCCACGATCCGCGCCCGGGGCAGCGGATCAATCGTTGTAATAGCCCCCATAGCGCTTGGCCTGGCCATAGCCATAGCCATAGTCGTCGGCGGCGAAGCCGGCGCTGTAGCGGTTGAGGACGGTGCCGATGCACGGTGCCGGCGTGAGCAGCCGGAAGCTGTCGCGGACCTGCTTGCGGGTGGTGACGCCATCCTCGACCACCATCAGATAGGCGTCGATCTTCTGGCTGACGATGACCGCGTCGTCATTGGCGAAGACCGGCGGCAGATCGCACAGGCACAGGCTGTTCTCGGGGAGCTGGCGCATCGCCGCGATCAGCGAATCCATCCGGGTCGACGCCATCAGCTCGTCCGACGCGGCGGCATTGCGATAGCTGGGGAAGATGGTGAGCTGCTCGCCCGGGATGGTGCGCGCCACCTGCCGCAGGTCGTTGATCGTCCCGTCGAGATAGTGCGAGACGCCGACCTCGCCCTTCAGCCCGAAATTGCCGGCGATGGTCGAGCGGCGCAGGTCGAAGTCGAACAGATAGGTGTGGAGGTCCGGCGTCCGGGCGAGCGCCGCGGCGAGGTTGGACGCGACGAAGCTCTTGCCCACCTTCGGCGTCGGCGAGGTGATGCCGATGATCCGCCAGCCGCGCGCCCGCGCGATGCGGAGGAGCTGCGCCCGCAGCAGGGTGAAGGGGCGCGAGCGCACGTCGCGGCTGTCGAAGCCGTAGATGCCGGTCTCGCGCAGCTTCTCGAAGCCGGTCACGCGATCGGCGTCGCCGGGCACGGGCGCCGCCGGCTCGACAGGCTCGGGCGGGACATAGCTCATGTCCGGGCCGCCCGGCGGCGCCACAGGAAGCCGCCCTTGCGCCGGCGGGCCTTGCCGCGCTGCTTCGACTTGAGGGTCGGGATCACCACCAGCGGGCCGACCCCGAGCAGCGACTGCAGCGTGCCCGCGCCGCGAATCGGACGGCGCAGCAGCTCGACGAGCAGCGCCAGGGCGAGGCCGACGGTGATGCCGACCGCGAAGCCGCCGATGATCAGCAGCCCGCGATTGGGCGAATTGGGTTCGTCGGGCAGGGTCGGCGGATCGACCAGCACCAGCCGTTCGCCGCGCTGCTCGGCCGCCATCTTCTGCGCCGCCTCGGCCGCCAGAAGATTGCCCGACAGGCGATCGTAGTTCGACCGCAGGCCGTCGGCCTTGGCCTCGAGCTGGCGGATGCTCTCCTCGATCACCGGCGCGGCGCTCTGCGCCGAGACGGCGGCGCTGGCCCGCGACATGTCGGCCGACTTGGCGCTGTTGAGCGAGGCGATGGTGCGGTTGTTCGCGGCGATCTGCGCCATGACCGCCGGGTTGTTGCGTGGGCCGGTATTGGCCTTGGCCGCCGCGCGCGCCTCGGTCAGTCGCTGCCGCGCGGCGATCACGTCGGGATGGTTGTCCGAATAGAGCGCCTGGGCGGAGGCGAGCCCCGCCTCGGCCTGCGACACGCGCTCGTCGGCGTTGGTGCTGCCGCTGTTGAGCCGGGCCTGCAGCTCGCCATTCTCGCGCTGGAGCTGCGATATCTGCACGTCGTAATTGGCGGTCGACGGGATGAAGCCGCCGATCCGCGACAGCGCCAGCCCGTTGCGCGCCTTGATCTCGCCGATCTTGCCCTCGATCTCGCCGATCTGGCTCTGGATCTGGCCGGCCTGGTCGCGCAGGAAGCCGACGGTGGCGTCGGCCTGCGCCGCGAGCTGGGTGCTGTCGAGCTTGAGCAGCCTTTCGGTGAACTGCTGCGTCACCGCCTGCGCCTTGGCCGGGTCCGAATAGGTGAAGGCGACCGAGAAGGCGATGGTGTTCGACGTGCCGCGCCGTTCGGCGAGCTTGTCGATGCCCGCCGTCACCGGCGTGATCGCGGTCGCGTCGCGCATCATGTCGATGATCGCGGAGAGCGAGCTGGAGCGGCGCTGCGACCGGTAGAGGTCGTTCTGCTGGATCAGCTCGATCAGGCCCGGGCGGCTCAATATCTGCTGCTTGATGCGGGCGATCCGCTGGTCGATCAGGTCGTTGACCGTCGCGGCGGCGATCGCCTCGGGCAGTTCCTTCGATTCGACGACGACGGTGGCGGAGGACTGGTAATGCGCGGGCAGGCCGTAGGCGAGGCCGATGCCCGTCCCCGCGCAGACGATGAACGGGATCAGCACGAGCCAGCGGCGCTGGACGAGGATCTGCGGCAGATAGGCCAGCAGGCCGTCCGCGAGCTCGACGTCGCCGATCGGATCGACCGGATCGCTCATCAGCGGCCCGTCAGCTGCAGCCGGGCGAAGACTTCTCCGCCGATGTCGGCCTTGATCGGGAGACCCGCGCCATAGACGTCGCGATAGCGGCCCTGGGCCCCGACGGTGAGGCTGCGGAACACCCGCCAGTCGACGCCGGCGACGCCGGTGACGAACTGCCGCGTGCCGCCGAGCAGCGTCGACTGCGACTTGCTGCGCACATAGCTGCCGGTCCAGCTCACGCCGACCCGCTCGGTCATCTGGCGGCGATAGTTGACGCCGAGCTGGGTCTGCTCGACCGTGCCGCCCGCGCCCGAGGCGCTGACCGACCGGTCGCCGAAGAAGCAGAACTGGTCCTTCACGCCGGCATGGCAAAGCTGGAGCGAGCCCGACAGGCCGGTGGTCGACGCGCTGCGCGACGCGCCCGGCACGGTGAAGGGCAGCGACAGGTCGCTGAACGACACGCCCAGCGAGGCGTCGACCGTCCAGGTCGGGCTGAGCTGCGACGAGAAGGTCACCGACGGCTGCATGATCAGCGTGCTCAGGCCCGGCGTGTCATAGTCGATCTTGTAGATCGATCCGCTGATGCCGATCTTCGACCGCGAGCTGATCGCGTGTTTCCAGCCGACGCGCCCGCCATAATTGTCCGAATCGTTGCCGGGCGGGCCGTTGCGGTAGCGGGTCGCGGTGTAGCCGCCGTCGACCGAGATCGAATCCTTGGGGCCGACCTGATATTCGAATCCGCCGCTGGCGCTGAAGATGTCGGCGCGGCGGCGCAGGCCGATCAGGTTGACGTCGGGATTGTCGATCGGATTGCCGGTGACGCCGTCGTCGCCCTGGCCGATGATCGAACTGTCGTAGCGCAGCGCCGCGAAGGCGTTGAGCTTGGGCGACAGCCGCTGCTGCATCTCCAGCTCGGCACCGTAGCTGTCGGCCTTGCCATAATGTTCGAGATAGCCGGTCCGGTCGAAATGGCCCGACAGCGCGACCTGTCCCTTCTCCGACTGGCGGACCAGCTTCGGGGCGATGCTGGTTTCGATATAGGTGGCCGAAAGGTCGCTCCCCGCCGACAGGAAGGGATTGGTGTCGTAGCCCAGCCGATAGTCGGTCTCGAGCGTGAAGCGGGTCGTCGCCGACTGCGCCGGCGCGCTTGCGACGGCGGCGGCGACGCCGGCCAGGATCGACAAAGACCAGCGCATCCCCCGATGCCCCCCGTTGTTCATGGCACCACCACGGTGTCGCCGCTCTGCAGCTCGACGATCGCGCCGCGCAGGTCGGCGGCGGACGGCGATCCCTTCATCGCCGTGTCGAGCCGGACGTCGATCACCTGGATCTGCGAGCCCTGCTTGCGATAGATCTTCACCCGGCTGAGGTCGGCGAACTCGGTCGGCCCGCCGGCGACGCTGATCGCCTCCAGCACGTTGACGTAATGGCCCGGGGTGAAGGCGCCCGGCGCGCGCACCTTGCCGGCGACCGAGAAGCTGAGGCCGCTCGGATTCTTCACCGACACGGTCACCCGCGGGACGGTGTTGCGATACTGGTCGGCCAGCCCGGCGGCGATCACCCCCTCCAGGTCGGTGGGCAGCTTGTTGAGCGCGTCGATCCGCCCGACCAGCGGGAAGGAGACGCTGCCGTCGGGCAGAACCTTGAGCACGCGCTGGAGGCGTTCGTCGCCCCACACATAGATCTCGATCTCGTCGCCCGGATTGATCCGGTAGGGCTTGAGCGGCGCCGGCGCCACGGGCGCGGGCGCCGCGACCGGCGCCGGTGGCGCGGCGGCGAACGCCGGCACGGACCCGAGCAGCGTCCCCGCGATGACCGATGCAACCCCCTTCACCATGCCCCCTTTACGCATCACAGCCCCATCAATTCCCGCCAAGGCGGTTCCGGACGGGCGACCCGGCGCCCGGGCTTTTGCGACAATTGCCCCAAAAGCCCGGCGGGTGAAACAGAAAAAGCCCATGCAAACCACGACTTTGCACATGCTAACAATTGCCGATGGTTCGACCAAAGTCGAAGCTGCACGCCTGAAGCAACGGTGGTGCGGGCGGGGGGAATCGAACCCCCACAGGTCTCGCGACCTTACGGATTTTCGTACCACTTCGGCTTTCGCCGCCGGTCCGGGCCGCGCGGGCCGGTGCCGTTCGTGGTCTGGACTATCCCTTCGCCCTATCCGCCGCCTTCAGAAGGAGGGGGCGGACGTAGGCGCTGCCCGTCTAGTCTCTACACCTTCCGCGGTCGCTGAGGACCGGCGGCTTGGCTCGGGATCACCAGGAAACAGGCTTCCCCGAATTTGAGCAGTTCTGCACCGTCGGTTTCCCGACGGGCACTCGACATAGGTTCAAGTCCGTTGCGTCTACCAGTTTCGCCACGCCCGCAGCGTCGCAGCGGGGTGCATAACCAGCCCCGGAGGGTGCGCCAAGCGCGAATCGGTGCGTTCGCGGGTCAGACGTTCAGGCGGACCCGCATTTCCTTTCCGGGCTTGAAATAAGGCACGCGCTTGGCGGAAACCGGCACGGTATCGCCAGTCCTCGGATTTCGTCCGATCCGGGCATCGCGCGCCCGCGTAGAAAAAGCGCCAAAACCGCGAAGCTCCACGCGCCCGCCTTCAGCCAGTCGTTTTGTGATCGCATCGAACAAGGTCGACACGATCTTCTCCACTTCTTTGGGAGAAAGGTCAGGATTGTCCTGCGACAGCAATTGTACCAGTTCTGATCTGATCACAAAGCGACCCCCTTCGACGTCATGGTCAAACCGGCAAATGCTCATCGGGTACGAATAGCCGCCGTCGCCGACGAAACCTGCCCCATTCAGAGGCCGTTTCGAAAGGGGTTGAGCGGCCGAGGTTCATGTGATTCCGGGAGTTTGCAGACATCTCGGAGACAGGCATGTGGACCCCGGCCACCCGCGCGCAGCATACGCGCGTGGCGAAGCGATACCAGACGGATTTGAGTGATGCGGAGTGGCGATTGATCGCCGCATTTCTGCCCGAGGCACGTTCGACCGGGCGACGGCGGGAATGGCCGATGCGCGAGATCGTGAACGCCATATTCTATGTGCTGCGCGGCGGGATCGCCTGGCGACTGTTGCCGAAAGACTTTCCTCCGTGGCAGACAGTCTACCGCTGGTTTGCCCTGTTGCGCGACGAAGCAGTGTTCGAGCGAATGAACCATGCTCTGGTGATGACCGACCGCGAACGGACGGGGCGCGAGGCCAGCCCGAGCGCGGCCATTATCGACAGTCAGAGCGTCAAGACCACGGAAAGCGGCGGCCCACGGGGCTATGACGCCGGCAAGAAGATCAAGGGGCGCAAGCGACATGCCCTGGTCGATACCGATGGCAGGGCGCTGCTGGTCGAACCTCACACCGCCGATGTCCAGGATCGTGATGGCGGTGGTGCAGTGCTGCAAATATCACGCGGCCTGTTCCCGTTCATCGAGAAGGTCTGGGCCGATGGCGGCTACAACCATGAGCGCGTCACGCAGGCTACCAGCATCACCGTTGAAATCGTCAGCAAAATCACCGGGCAGACCGGCTTCGTCGTCCTGCCAAGGCGCTGGGTCGTTGAACGCTTCTTCGCATGGATCAACCGAAATCGCCGTCTCGCCAAGGACGTCGAGGCAACCCTCAAGTCCGCCGCAGCATTCCTCTACGCCGCCGCTGCCATGCTCATGATCCGCAGACTGGCGCGATCAGCGTGAGTTTCGAAACCGACTCTCAGGCCCGTTCCGATTCCATCTAGCTATAAAAACGCGATCAAATCAATCGGAGTCGCGGAAGCGCGGAGACGACGCAGGACCACCGTTCAGCCTTGCGACAGGCGAGCGCCCGCAATAGAGGGTCCAGCGCCGCGAGCGGCCATTGGCGGTCGCCCGGGCTGGAAAGGGTCTTCAATGCTCAAGCGCCTTGCACTTGCCTCGATTGTCGCCGCTTCCCTGGGGGCGCCCGCGCTGGCCGCGCCGCTGCCCAAGCCGCCGGTCTTCGGCGTGTGCGGCACCTGCCACAAGGTGGACAAGGGCGCGCCCAACGGAATCGGCCCCAACCTGTTCGGCATCGCCAACACCAAGGCCGGCGAAGTGCCCAACTTCGCCTTCTCGCCCGCGATGAAGAAGTCGACGATCAAGTGGACCCGCGCCAACCTGGTCGCCTTCATCCAGGAGCCGCAGAAGACGGTCCCCGGCAACCGCATGCCGTTCGGCGGCCTCAAGAATCCGGATTCGGCGGCGCAGGTCGCCGACTATATCCTGTCGCTGAAATAAGGGTTCAGCGCCCGCCCGCTGCGATCAGGCGATCGAACAGCGGGCGGGCCGCCGCCTCGATCGGGGCTCCGGTGTAATCGAACAGCGGGTTGGTCGACAGCGGGAAGAAATTCATCGTCGCGTTCGCCTCGAACAGCAGCGCCCGGCCGTCGGGCAGCAGCGCGAAGTCGATCCCGAAAAAGTCGAGCGGCATCCGCGCCCGGATCGCGCGCATCGCCGACCGCGCCGGTTCGGGCAGGCCCTCCATCCCCCGGGCGAGCAGGTCGCGCTCGACGTCGATCCAGTGCGGCTGGCCCGGCATGAAGCGTTCGCGGTCGGGCCCGTGGACGTTCCATCGATCGGACACCAGCCGGTGGCGCATCAGCGGCGCCTCCCCGAACCAGTAGAGCCGGAGCTTGTTGTAGAGCGGCTCGCCCCCGCGCGCGTCGACGAAGCTGGTCAGCAGATAGGTCTCCGCCGGATCGAGCCGTGCCTCCAGCTCCTCGGGCCCGGACAGCAGCGCGACGACCTCGCCATTATGGGTGCCGGGCAGGCGCAGGATCGCGGGGAAGGTGACGCCGGCCCGCTCGATCGCCGCCTGGGCGAGGTGCGGCCGCCCCTTGAAGCGGGCGACCGGCGGGACGATCAGCCCCTCGATCCCGGCGAGCAGCCGGCTGACCCGGTCGCGCCCGCTCGCCAGCACCGCGGCGGGCGTGTTGATGACCCGGCCGGGAAAGCCGCGCAGGAAGCGGTCCGCCGCCTCCAGCACCTTCGGGTTGAGCTCGGGATCGGTGACGAGGTTGAGGATCGTCGCGATATTGTCGAGCCTCGGCCGCACCCGGACGCGGTTGAAATTGCCCGGTATATGGAGGCGCACGAAATCGTCGGGATCGGACCGCAGCCGCCAGACGTCGGTGCTGCCCCGGTTGAGGACATCGCCGCCGGACCTGCGGACGAGGCCGCTCTGCACGTCATTGCCGAAGAGATAGGCGACACGGGTCCGTTCGATCTGGATCGGCGATGGCATGGCAGGGTGAGGTCCCGAAGGGGAGGATTGCGTCCCCATGGCCCGGCAACCCCCTCGATGTAAAATGGAATTCGCCGGGTCCGCGCGGGTCAGAGGCGGGTCTTGCGGACCGGGATCGCGGTCGTCTGCTTGATCTCCGACAGCGTCACGGTCGACTGGACGTCCTGCACGCCGGGCAGCTTCAGGATCACCCGGAAGATGAACTTCTGATACCAGTCGAGCGATTCCGCGATGATCTTGAGCAGCACGTCGCGCTCGCCGAAGATCGTGTGGCACTCCATGATCTCGGGCGTGTTCTCGATCTTGCGGTTGAACTCGGCGCGCTGCTCGTCGCTCAGCGTCACCATCTTGAGCGTCGCGAAGATGTAGAGGCTCTCGCCGAACTTCCTGCGGTCGAGCACCGCGACCTGGCCGACGATATAGCCTTCCTCGCGCAGCCGCTGGAGCCGGCGCCAGCAGGGCGATTGCGACAGGCCGACCCGCTCGGCCAGCTCGGTCGTCGACAGCGCGGCGTCCTTCTGCACCTGCTCCAATATCTTGATGTCGATCGGCGTCAGCGTTTCGGTCATGGCCCCTCGTCCCGTTGCGGACATGTGCCGAGGGAGACGGGTCGAGCGCAACATAAATTTGCCGGGCAGGCCGCGATTGACGGCGAACATTATCCGGGGAGCGGCGGCACCGCTGAGCGCCGTCGCCCCATCTCCTCGGAGAAAATTCTATGCAGCGGCGCGGCGCGCGGCGCGAATCTTCGCATAACCATTTCACGACGCCGCCCATAGACTGGCCGCAGGGAGGGCCCGCCGCCAATGAGAATGAAAGCCGCTTTCACCCCGTTCGCCTTCGGGCTCGCGATCATCCTCGCCGCCCCCGTCGCCGCGCAGCAGGCCGGGCCGGTCGCGGTCGTCGACCAGGTCGACCACCCCGCCGTCGTCACCAGGCACAAGGGCCGGTTCGGCGGACAGGCGATCGCCTATACCGCGACGGTCGAGGGCATCGCCGTGTCGACCGGCGCCGACGAAGGCGCCCGCATCGTCAGCTTCGCCTATACCCGCGACAAGACCGATCCCGCGACGCGGCCGGTGATGTTCCTGTTCAACGGCGGGCCGATCGTCGCCGCGCAATATCTCCACATCGGCGGGATCGGGCCGAAGCGGGTCGCCTATCCCGACGACGTCACGGCCGACCCGTCGAGCTTCGCGCTGGTCGACAATGGCTATTCCCCGCTCGACGCGGTCGACATGATATTCGTCGACCCCGCCTCGACCGGCTTCAGCCGGGTCGCGCCGGGCACCGATCCCAGGGCCTATTTCTCGGTGAAGGCCGATGCGCGCCAGTTCGCGGCGTTCATCCGCGCCTGGCTGAAGCAGCATGGCCGCGAGCGGTCGCCCGTCTACCTGACCGGCGAAAGCTACGGCACCAACCGCGCCGCCGAGATCGCCGGGCAACTCGCCGACGGCCCCGATCCGCTGCCGCTCGCCGGCATCTTCCTCTACGGGCAGGCCGCCAACATCATCGAATATTCGCAGCGGCCGGCCAACATCACCAGCTATGTCGCCTCGCTGCCGACGATCGCGGCGATCGGCTGGTATCATGGCCGCGCCGACCGCAAGGGCCGCTCGCTCGACGCCTTCCTCGCCGAGGCGCGCGCCTTCGCCAAGGGCGACTATCTGACGGTCCTCTACCAGGGCAGCGCCGCGTCCGACGCCGACCAGCGACGGATCGCCGAGCGGCTGGCCGAGTTTAGCGGCATCCCCGCCGACTGGTATCTCGCCAACGGCCTCAGGATCACCAAGGAGCGCTACCGGGCCGAGCTGCTCAAGGACCGGGGCCTGCTGCTCGGCCGCGCCGACGCGCGCTACACCGCGCCGATCACCGACAAGGGCGGCGCCCCCGATCCGTCG is part of the Rhizorhabdus wittichii RW1 genome and harbors:
- a CDS encoding transcriptional regulator, AsnC family (PFAM: regulatory protein, AsnC/Lrp family), which encodes MTETLTPIDIKILEQVQKDAALSTTELAERVGLSQSPCWRRLQRLREEGYIVGQVAVLDRRKFGESLYIFATLKMVTLSDEQRAEFNRKIENTPEIMECHTIFGERDVLLKIIAESLDWYQKFIFRVILKLPGVQDVQSTVTLSEIKQTTAIPVRKTRL
- a CDS encoding peptidase S10, serine carboxypeptidase (PFAM: peptidase S10, serine carboxypeptidase), which translates into the protein MRMKAAFTPFAFGLAIILAAPVAAQQAGPVAVVDQVDHPAVVTRHKGRFGGQAIAYTATVEGIAVSTGADEGARIVSFAYTRDKTDPATRPVMFLFNGGPIVAAQYLHIGGIGPKRVAYPDDVTADPSSFALVDNGYSPLDAVDMIFVDPASTGFSRVAPGTDPRAYFSVKADARQFAAFIRAWLKQHGRERSPVYLTGESYGTNRAAEIAGQLADGPDPLPLAGIFLYGQAANIIEYSQRPANITSYVASLPTIAAIGWYHGRADRKGRSLDAFLAEARAFAKGDYLTVLYQGSAASDADQRRIAERLAEFSGIPADWYLANGLRITKERYRAELLKDRGLLLGRADARYTAPITDKGGAPDPSDVLMQGVQKFFPLYLRDDLKVDWKDPYVPAVGITSLEDWSWGDGASPFGDWPYYKGISKMMALNPRFRLLVGNGIYDTQTTMGAAELLATQSGWDPARVTLRYYDGGHTGYSVAATARAIGDDIRALVR
- a CDS encoding cytochrome c, class I (PFAM: cytochrome c, class I), with translation MLKRLALASIVAASLGAPALAAPLPKPPVFGVCGTCHKVDKGAPNGIGPNLFGIANTKAGEVPNFAFSPAMKKSTIKWTRANLVAFIQEPQKTVPGNRMPFGGLKNPDSAAQVADYILSLK
- a CDS encoding histone family protein DNA-binding protein (PFAM: histone family protein DNA-binding protein), with product MIRSELVQLLSQDNPDLSPKEVEKIVSTLFDAITKRLAEGGRVELRGFGAFSTRARDARIGRNPRTGDTVPVSAKRVPYFKPGKEMRVRLNV
- a CDS encoding ATPase involved in chromosome partitioning-like protein, encoding MSYVPPEPVEPAAPVPGDADRVTGFEKLRETGIYGFDSRDVRSRPFTLLRAQLLRIARARGWRIIGITSPTPKVGKSFVASNLAAALARTPDLHTYLFDFDLRRSTIAGNFGLKGEVGVSHYLDGTINDLRQVARTIPGEQLTIFPSYRNAAASDELMASTRMDSLIAAMRQLPENSLCLCDLPPVFANDDAVIVSQKIDAYLMVVEDGVTTRKQVRDSFRLLTPAPCIGTVLNRYSAGFAADDYGYGYGQAKRYGGYYND
- a CDS encoding polysaccharide export protein (PFAM: polysaccharide export protein) — encoded protein: MRKGGMVKGVASVIAGTLLGSVPAFAAAPPAPVAAPAPVAPAPLKPYRINPGDEIEIYVWGDERLQRVLKVLPDGSVSFPLVGRIDALNKLPTDLEGVIAAGLADQYRNTVPRVTVSVKNPSGLSFSVAGKVRAPGAFTPGHYVNVLEAISVAGGPTEFADLSRVKIYRKQGSQIQVIDVRLDTAMKGSPSAADLRGAIVELQSGDTVVVP
- a CDS encoding lipopolysaccharide biosynthesis protein (PFAM: lipopolysaccharide biosynthesis protein), whose amino-acid sequence is MPCRREGPVLLLRRPVGQRLGRGRHGRADPARRQLSPPDDRAGRRELDRQLCAQQVAVDAARRHAAVRHRRRRRRLAGVPQPHRRGPGPLSRRLWRGSPDQGRHRRRSLRPAAADGPLMSDPVDPIGDVELADGLLAYLPQILVQRRWLVLIPFIVCAGTGIGLAYGLPAHYQSSATVVVESKELPEAIAAATVNDLIDQRIARIKQQILSRPGLIELIQQNDLYRSQRRSSSLSAIIDMMRDATAITPVTAGIDKLAERRGTSNTIAFSVAFTYSDPAKAQAVTQQFTERLLKLDSTQLAAQADATVGFLRDQAGQIQSQIGEIEGKIGEIKARNGLALSRIGGFIPSTANYDVQISQLQRENGELQARLNSGSTNADERVSQAEAGLASAQALYSDNHPDVIAARQRLTEARAAAKANTGPRNNPAVMAQIAANNRTIASLNSAKSADMSRASAAVSAQSAAPVIEESIRQLEAKADGLRSNYDRLSGNLLAAEAAQKMAAEQRGERLVLVDPPTLPDEPNSPNRGLLIIGGFAVGITVGLALALLVELLRRPIRGAGTLQSLLGVGPLVVIPTLKSKQRGKARRRKGGFLWRRRAART
- a CDS encoding phosphoesterase, PA-phosphatase related (PFAM: phosphoesterase, PA-phosphatase related), producing MKRIAAAWTLAALAGTAGIALAAAPQATTFLDPGYLDLADVILPAPIPQEPRGVADREVFKLTRALKGTPRWDMAVADVPGDTASMMRDFGCATRIAMTPVNAPKTAALLEQASRDARGETNRLKAFYKKKRPFLIDSGETCEPQTDELAQSYDYPSGHATRGWTWGLVLAEVLHERAGPILARARAYGESRIVCGVHNMSAVEAGRMVASSTLAVVRTERAYADMVTAARAELATLPKRDDAASVQACSTEELLVTQPIFR
- a CDS encoding transposase, IS4 family (PFAM: transposase, IS4 family protein); this encodes MWTPATRAQHTRVAKRYQTDLSDAEWRLIAAFLPEARSTGRRREWPMREIVNAIFYVLRGGIAWRLLPKDFPPWQTVYRWFALLRDEAVFERMNHALVMTDRERTGREASPSAAIIDSQSVKTTESGGPRGYDAGKKIKGRKRHALVDTDGRALLVEPHTADVQDRDGGGAVLQISRGLFPFIEKVWADGGYNHERVTQATSITVEIVSKITGQTGFVVLPRRWVVERFFAWINRNRRLAKDVEATLKSAAAFLYAAAAMLMIRRLARSA